A window of the Sulfolobales archaeon genome harbors these coding sequences:
- the cas1 gene encoding CRISPR-associated endonuclease Cas1 translates to LLRELKQKYDFQGRRPRAKDPFNQAISLLYAILYSTATRALLASGLDPTYGLHHKTRYSTPLVFDYTEMYKPIAIHAVIKYLRKTNKLPELDEEGYISKESMNTLMKEFYSILRAKIRETNIIPYKAIYVNALKLAKRIRTKDNTIRYTYTYNPKKLLYSQE, encoded by the coding sequence TTACTAAGAGAACTCAAACAAAAATACGACTTTCAAGGCAGAAGACCACGAGCCAAAGACCCATTTAACCAAGCAATCTCCCTCCTATACGCTATATTATACTCCACAGCAACCAGAGCACTACTAGCAAGCGGATTAGACCCAACTTACGGATTACATCATAAAACCAGATACTCCACACCATTAGTATTCGATTATACAGAAATGTACAAACCAATAGCAATACATGCCGTAATCAAATATCTTAGAAAAACAAACAAATTACCAGAACTAGACGAAGAAGGCTATATAAGTAAAGAATCAATGAATACGCTAATGAAAGAATTCTATAGCATACTGAGAGCAAAAATCAGAGAAACCAACATAATACCATACAAAGCAATATACGTAAATGCCCTAAAACTAGCTAAAAGAATAAGAACAAAGGATAACACCATAAGATACACATACACCTATAACCCTAAAAAACTATTATATTCGCAAGAATGA